One Mesorhizobium sp. L-2-11 genomic region harbors:
- a CDS encoding hydrogen peroxide-inducible genes activator: MNQWQFSVESIACIYQSRNISMRPTFRQLQYFVAVANQSAFGAAAQDLAVSQPSLSKQLATMEAELGIALFERTSRRVQLTPLGEILLPRARAILRDLEEFRSLARNADGKLNLRLNMLPSVGAYYMPLATRRLHASFPDLRLAVQEGATRDLLNHLREGRLDAVIGSPTASPEFHTRPLFTETLWICAAADDPLSSSDGPVTLADLAAKPLLSLSPGYRLTEIVERLAALAGTQVSRDYQGASLDAVRQMAVMGAGVAVLPSLYALGEAIRDPDFILRRLDHPEARHEIALHWRRTSPMNSAFEKLTTALVAVKEEIRAARAEQFP, from the coding sequence ATGAACCAATGGCAATTTTCTGTTGAATCGATAGCTTGCATCTATCAATCAAGGAACATCAGCATGCGCCCCACGTTCCGCCAGCTTCAGTATTTTGTGGCGGTCGCCAATCAATCCGCATTTGGCGCAGCCGCTCAGGATCTGGCCGTCAGCCAGCCCAGCTTGTCCAAACAGCTCGCGACCATGGAGGCAGAACTTGGCATCGCCCTGTTCGAGCGCACCTCCCGGCGCGTGCAGCTCACGCCGCTGGGTGAAATCCTTTTGCCCAGAGCGCGCGCGATCTTGCGGGATCTGGAAGAGTTCCGCAGCTTGGCCAGAAACGCCGATGGCAAGCTGAACCTGCGCCTCAATATGCTGCCATCGGTCGGGGCCTACTACATGCCATTGGCAACCCGCCGACTGCATGCGTCTTTCCCGGATCTCAGGCTTGCCGTTCAGGAGGGAGCAACGCGCGATTTGCTGAACCATTTGCGTGAGGGGCGGCTGGATGCGGTTATCGGTTCCCCGACGGCAAGCCCCGAGTTTCACACCCGCCCGTTGTTCACTGAAACTCTGTGGATCTGTGCGGCGGCCGATGATCCGCTCTCATCGTCAGATGGCCCCGTGACGCTCGCCGATCTTGCCGCGAAGCCGCTTCTGTCTCTGAGCCCGGGATACCGGCTCACCGAAATCGTCGAGCGACTTGCCGCATTGGCGGGAACGCAGGTCAGCCGGGACTATCAGGGCGCGAGCCTTGACGCGGTTCGCCAAATGGCCGTCATGGGCGCCGGGGTGGCGGTGTTACCATCGCTTTATGCTTTGGGAGAGGCGATCCGGGACCCGGATTTCATCCTGCGCCGTCTTGATCATCCAGAAGCGCGACATGAGATCGCCCTTCATTGGCGTCGTACCTCACCCATGAATTCGGCTTTCGAGAAGCTGACCACCGCTCTTGTGGCGGTCAAGGAGGAAATCCGGGCAGCCCGCGCAGAGCAGTTTCCCTAG
- a CDS encoding DctP family TRAP transporter solute-binding subunit: protein MQKFRTGIAALAMLAASVSAAVAGVELKFAHAAPDTDLQQNLATFFADEVAKRTGGEVTVKIFPQGQLGNDQQMITGARSGVIDIVMSGLNNFTGMMPKLGGLELPFMFQNREHAYKVLDGEVGRGGLAEFERFGMKGLAYPENGYRNVTNNTHPIRTPADIAGLRMRTNNSVALNELFALLKANPQQLPVAELYTALETGVVDAQEHPVNITYSFKFYEVQKYLSLTEHAYSALALAMNLDKFNTLTPEQQKVVMEVAAEATAMQRKLSIEKQESILGELAAAGLEINRDVDKAAFQEAAKPTWDSYVAANGDELVKAVQAVK, encoded by the coding sequence ATGCAGAAATTTAGAACGGGAATAGCCGCGCTGGCGATGCTGGCCGCAAGCGTTTCGGCCGCTGTCGCCGGCGTCGAATTGAAATTCGCCCATGCCGCGCCGGATACGGATCTGCAGCAGAACCTGGCCACTTTCTTCGCCGACGAGGTGGCCAAGCGTACCGGCGGGGAAGTCACGGTGAAAATTTTTCCGCAGGGCCAGCTTGGCAACGACCAGCAGATGATCACCGGGGCGCGGTCGGGCGTGATCGACATCGTCATGTCCGGCCTCAACAATTTTACCGGCATGATGCCGAAGTTGGGCGGCCTTGAGCTTCCCTTTATGTTTCAGAACCGCGAGCACGCCTACAAGGTGCTCGACGGCGAGGTCGGTCGCGGAGGCTTGGCCGAGTTCGAGCGGTTCGGCATGAAAGGCCTTGCCTATCCCGAAAACGGCTACCGCAATGTCACCAACAACACGCATCCCATCCGGACGCCAGCAGATATCGCAGGGCTCCGGATGCGCACCAACAATTCGGTGGCGCTCAACGAACTCTTTGCACTGCTGAAGGCCAATCCGCAGCAGCTCCCCGTGGCCGAACTCTACACCGCGCTGGAAACCGGCGTTGTCGATGCGCAGGAGCATCCGGTCAACATCACCTACTCGTTCAAGTTCTACGAGGTGCAGAAATACCTCTCGCTGACCGAACATGCCTATTCGGCCCTGGCGCTGGCCATGAATTTAGACAAGTTCAACACGCTCACGCCCGAACAGCAGAAGGTGGTCATGGAGGTGGCGGCCGAGGCGACTGCCATGCAGCGTAAGCTCAGCATCGAGAAGCAGGAGAGCATCCTCGGCGAACTCGCCGCTGCCGGACTGGAGATCAACCGCGACGTCGACAAGGCAGCGTTCCAGGAAGCCGCTAAACCGACCTGGGACAGCTACGTGGCGGCCAATGGCGACGAACTGGTCAAGGCGGTCCAGGCGGTGAAATGA
- a CDS encoding TRAP transporter large permease subunit, whose protein sequence is MTLFLFLFVLIGAILIGVPVAFALLLSAIALMVHMDLFSSDILAQSLVNGVDNFALIAIPFFLVAGETMSVGGLSRRIVRLAMSLVGHRKGGLGYVAIITAVVLAGLSGSAVADAAALVAILLPMMRNAHYPEKYSVGLLASGGIIAPVIPPSLPLIIIGVAGNISISKLFLGGIAPGLMMGAALVATWWFIVRGEAIETPQEASAGDRLVALREGAWALLLPVIIIGGIKTGIFTPTEAAVVAAVYAIAVSALIYRELSLPAFYKILLRSARATAMVMFLVGCAMVASWLITVAQLPQQVATLLEPLIDSPRLLMLAIMVLVLLVGMVMDLTPTILILVPLLMPVIKLAGIDPVYFGLMFVINTSIGLITPPVGTVLNVVCGVGKVRFEMAIRGVAPFIAVYIALLALFILFPDLIIVPMRWFTG, encoded by the coding sequence ATGACGCTCTTCCTCTTCCTGTTCGTGCTAATCGGGGCGATCCTGATCGGCGTGCCGGTGGCGTTCGCGCTGCTGTTGAGTGCTATCGCCCTCATGGTCCATATGGACCTGTTCAGCTCGGATATTCTGGCGCAGTCACTCGTCAACGGCGTTGATAATTTCGCGCTGATCGCGATTCCCTTCTTTCTCGTCGCAGGCGAAACCATGTCGGTCGGCGGCCTTTCGCGGCGGATCGTCCGACTGGCCATGTCGCTGGTCGGTCACCGCAAGGGTGGACTCGGCTACGTCGCGATCATAACAGCGGTGGTCCTGGCCGGCCTGTCGGGTTCGGCAGTGGCCGACGCTGCCGCGCTCGTCGCCATTCTGCTTCCGATGATGCGGAACGCGCACTATCCCGAAAAATATTCGGTCGGGCTGCTGGCTTCGGGCGGCATCATCGCCCCTGTTATTCCGCCATCGCTGCCGCTCATCATCATCGGTGTGGCGGGCAACATTTCGATTTCGAAGCTATTTCTCGGCGGCATTGCACCGGGCCTCATGATGGGAGCCGCGCTCGTTGCGACCTGGTGGTTCATCGTCCGCGGCGAAGCGATCGAAACGCCCCAGGAGGCTTCGGCCGGGGACCGCCTCGTCGCGTTGCGCGAAGGCGCTTGGGCGCTGCTGCTTCCGGTCATCATCATTGGCGGCATAAAGACTGGCATATTCACCCCGACGGAGGCCGCCGTCGTCGCCGCCGTCTATGCCATCGCCGTGTCGGCTCTGATCTATCGCGAACTCTCGCTGCCGGCCTTCTACAAGATCCTGCTGCGTTCGGCGCGCGCCACCGCCATGGTCATGTTCCTCGTCGGTTGCGCCATGGTGGCGTCGTGGCTGATCACCGTCGCGCAGCTTCCGCAGCAGGTGGCAACCTTACTCGAGCCGCTGATCGACAGCCCGCGTCTGCTGATGCTCGCCATCATGGTGCTGGTCCTGCTCGTCGGCATGGTGATGGACCTCACTCCGACGATCTTGATTCTCGTGCCGCTGCTGATGCCGGTGATCAAGCTCGCCGGAATCGATCCCGTCTATTTTGGTCTGATGTTCGTCATCAACACGTCGATCGGCCTGATCACCCCTCCTGTCGGGACGGTGCTTAACGTCGTTTGCGGCGTCGGCAAGGTGCGTTTCGAAATGGCGATACGCGGCGTCGCGCCCTTCATTGCCGTCTACATCGCGCTGCTTGCCCTATTCATCCTGTTCCCGGACCTCATCATTGTTCCGATGAGATGGTTCACCGGATAG
- a CDS encoding TRAP transporter small permease has product MDRLRRFFDGGFRLMDAVMALSMLAMIVIVFANVVLRYGFASGILGSVELSRFLFVWIVMLGAVACLRDDDHLQLTTMLEALPAGLRRIVTVLTSVVIMLCCAMLALGSYRQAMANWANPQPMSGIPVGAVYLAGAVGGVLMAAVALVRVFRRLPPAGGAPAGSDPV; this is encoded by the coding sequence ATGGACCGTTTGCGTCGCTTTTTTGATGGCGGTTTCAGGCTGATGGATGCCGTCATGGCGCTGTCGATGCTTGCCATGATTGTTATCGTCTTCGCCAATGTCGTGCTTCGCTACGGCTTCGCCAGCGGCATCCTGGGGTCGGTCGAACTGTCCCGCTTCCTCTTCGTCTGGATCGTTATGCTGGGCGCCGTTGCCTGCTTGCGCGACGACGATCACCTGCAGCTTACGACCATGCTTGAGGCGCTGCCGGCCGGGCTCCGCCGGATAGTCACGGTTCTGACCTCGGTGGTGATCATGCTCTGCTGCGCAATGCTTGCGTTGGGCAGTTACCGGCAGGCGATGGCTAACTGGGCCAATCCGCAACCGATGAGCGGCATTCCCGTCGGCGCGGTCTATCTCGCCGGAGCAGTCGGCGGCGTGCTGATGGCGGCGGTGGCGTTGGTGAGAGTATTCCGTCGGCTCCCGCCCGCGGGCGGCGCCCCTGCCGGGAGTGACCCGGTATGA
- a CDS encoding LacI family DNA-binding transcriptional regulator produces MAGNNKTPTMLDVARLANVSSMTVSRAFKRDASVGKETRERILKAADELGYVLDSTAANLSSRKTGFVAVTIPSINNANFADTLRGMSQRLRGSGLEILLGYTDYSVDEEERLIEQFLRRRPEAIVVTGGTHTDRCRKLLEHSGVPVVETWDLPAKPIGHVVGFSNAEAAKLMVDHFVERGYTRLGFIGGDTSRDTRGLDRRRGFLEAVKARGLDSSRLIASGPPPITMREGAASMREMIARWPDTQAVMCVSDLSAFGALTECQRKGIRVPEDIAIGGFGAYDLAEHAVPAITTIDASAKAIGTHAADTVLSLLSNPESTDVRMVTRITPKIIARQTT; encoded by the coding sequence ATGGCAGGCAACAACAAGACCCCCACGATGTTGGATGTTGCGCGACTGGCGAACGTATCGTCCATGACGGTTTCGCGCGCCTTCAAACGCGATGCCTCGGTAGGCAAGGAAACGCGGGAGAGAATCCTTAAGGCGGCGGATGAGTTGGGCTATGTCCTCGACAGCACTGCCGCCAACCTCTCGTCGCGCAAGACTGGCTTCGTGGCGGTGACGATCCCTTCCATCAACAATGCCAACTTCGCCGATACCTTGCGAGGCATGTCCCAGCGGTTGCGCGGCAGCGGCCTCGAAATTCTCCTCGGCTATACCGACTACAGCGTCGACGAGGAGGAACGGCTCATCGAGCAGTTTCTGCGCCGCCGTCCCGAAGCGATCGTGGTGACGGGCGGAACCCATACCGACCGATGCCGAAAGCTGCTCGAACATTCAGGCGTCCCGGTGGTGGAAACCTGGGATTTGCCGGCGAAGCCAATCGGCCATGTGGTCGGATTCTCGAATGCCGAAGCGGCGAAGCTGATGGTCGATCATTTCGTCGAGCGCGGCTACACAAGGCTGGGATTCATAGGCGGCGACACGTCCCGCGACACGCGCGGCCTCGACCGTCGGCGCGGCTTTCTCGAAGCAGTCAAGGCCCGAGGACTGGATTCGAGCCGGTTGATCGCGTCCGGACCGCCGCCCATCACCATGCGCGAAGGCGCGGCATCCATGCGCGAGATGATCGCGCGCTGGCCTGACACGCAGGCCGTGATGTGCGTTTCCGACCTCTCGGCATTTGGTGCGCTGACCGAGTGCCAGCGGAAGGGCATCCGGGTTCCCGAAGACATCGCTATTGGCGGGTTCGGAGCTTACGACCTCGCTGAGCATGCCGTTCCGGCGATCACGACGATCGATGCGAGCGCAAAGGCGATCGGCACCCATGCGGCCGATACCGTATTAAGCTTGCTTTCCAATCCTGAATCCACCGATGTCCGTATGGTGACGAGAATCACCCCCAAGATCATTGCGCGCCAGACGACTTAG
- a CDS encoding NAD(P)-dependent oxidoreductase, translating into MANRVALIGAGVMGSAIGTRLLETGNELHAFDLDKQKLAALAAKGAKPAQSAAAAAASADFVITSLNSAKIVRAAIFGAEGVAAGAAPGTMIIDMSSIDPDSTRSLAVEAAAKGLRWLDCPLSGGAPKALIGQLAVMAGGERNDFEEARAVMRHLCANFTYMGPSGAGQTTKLINQVLCALNFMAVAEATQLALDAGVDAAAIPGALKGGRADSAILQEFMGKMARKDFSPTGRIDNMVKDLEGVQDLARHTGTAMPLTSLCAEIHRLLTSAGLGGADNAALMKFFEGPAKGDAA; encoded by the coding sequence ATGGCCAACAGGGTAGCATTGATCGGCGCCGGCGTGATGGGCAGCGCAATCGGGACTCGGCTGCTGGAGACCGGAAATGAACTCCACGCATTCGACCTCGACAAGCAGAAATTGGCAGCGCTTGCCGCGAAGGGTGCGAAACCCGCGCAGTCGGCAGCCGCGGCCGCGGCTAGTGCCGACTTCGTAATCACCAGCCTGAACTCGGCTAAAATAGTGCGCGCCGCCATTTTCGGAGCAGAGGGGGTCGCTGCGGGGGCTGCGCCTGGGACGATGATTATCGATATGTCGTCGATCGATCCGGATTCGACCCGGTCTCTCGCCGTGGAGGCCGCTGCAAAGGGGCTGCGCTGGTTGGATTGTCCGCTCTCCGGCGGTGCGCCAAAGGCGCTGATCGGCCAGCTCGCCGTAATGGCCGGCGGCGAGCGAAACGATTTCGAGGAGGCCCGCGCGGTGATGCGGCACCTGTGCGCCAATTTCACCTATATGGGACCAAGCGGCGCCGGGCAGACCACCAAACTCATCAACCAGGTCTTGTGCGCGCTGAACTTCATGGCGGTTGCAGAAGCGACGCAGCTTGCGCTCGATGCTGGCGTGGATGCTGCCGCCATTCCCGGGGCGCTGAAGGGGGGCCGCGCCGACAGTGCCATCCTGCAAGAATTCATGGGCAAGATGGCGCGCAAGGATTTCTCGCCCACCGGCCGAATCGACAACATGGTTAAGGACCTCGAGGGTGTGCAGGATCTCGCTCGCCACACCGGCACTGCCATGCCCCTGACCTCGCTCTGCGCCGAAATCCATCGCCTGCTGACCTCGGCCGGCCTCGGCGGCGCCGATAACGCCGCGCTGATGAAATTCTTTGAAGGTCCAGCAAAAGGAGATGCTGCATGA
- a CDS encoding gluconokinase encodes MSTAASLHRSERPRLFVVMGVAGCGNSTVGEALAPGLGGIYFDGDNFHPRENIAKMSRGEPLTDADRWPWLRRIGAEIAAQKGIVVCGCSALRRVYRDVIREAAGEPVLFIHLAGSRELIERRMAARSGHFMPLSLLESQFATLEPPGADEDAESIGIDASTDEIVARIASQIGENGSWPTG; translated from the coding sequence ATGTCGACGGCGGCATCACTGCATCGCTCTGAGCGACCTCGGCTGTTCGTGGTGATGGGCGTGGCCGGATGCGGCAACTCCACTGTCGGCGAAGCGCTCGCGCCCGGGCTCGGTGGCATCTATTTCGATGGCGACAACTTTCATCCGCGGGAAAACATCGCCAAGATGAGCCGTGGCGAACCCTTGACGGATGCGGATCGCTGGCCGTGGCTGCGGCGGATCGGAGCCGAGATTGCAGCCCAGAAAGGTATTGTTGTCTGCGGCTGCTCGGCGTTACGGCGCGTCTATCGCGATGTGATCCGCGAAGCAGCCGGGGAGCCTGTCCTCTTCATCCATCTGGCCGGAAGCCGCGAACTCATCGAACGACGCATGGCTGCGCGCTCCGGGCATTTCATGCCTTTGAGCCTGCTTGAAAGTCAGTTCGCGACGCTGGAACCACCTGGCGCAGATGAAGATGCGGAGTCTATCGGGATCGATGCATCGACCGACGAAATCGTAGCGCGGATCGCCTCGCAAATTGGAGAGAACGGCTCATGGCCAACAGGGTAG
- a CDS encoding SDR family oxidoreductase: MPATNPLFDLNGKTALITGSSQGIGLALARGLCDAGAAVILNGRDAHKLEAAAASLASAGAVVHQLVFDVTDHGVAREAVDKFEARTGPIDILVNNAGMQHRAPLEEFEPDAFEQLLRTNISSVFNVGQAVARHMIRRGAGKIINIASVQTALARPSIAPYTATKGAVGNLTKGMATDWAKYGLQINAIAPGYFDTPLNKALVDDPAFSDWLQRRTPAGRWGKVDELVGACIFLSSAASSFVNGHILYVDGGITASL; encoded by the coding sequence GTGCCAGCTACGAACCCGCTGTTTGACCTGAACGGGAAGACCGCGCTCATCACCGGTTCCTCGCAGGGAATAGGACTGGCCTTAGCGCGCGGACTTTGTGACGCCGGGGCGGCCGTCATCCTCAACGGCAGGGATGCGCACAAGCTTGAAGCCGCCGCGGCGTCGCTTGCGTCCGCCGGCGCGGTCGTCCACCAACTTGTATTTGATGTCACCGACCACGGTGTGGCGCGTGAGGCGGTTGACAAATTCGAGGCGAGGACCGGCCCGATCGATATCCTGGTCAACAATGCCGGCATGCAGCATCGCGCGCCGCTGGAGGAGTTTGAGCCCGATGCGTTCGAGCAGCTCCTTCGAACGAACATCTCAAGCGTCTTCAATGTCGGCCAGGCCGTGGCGCGCCACATGATCCGGCGCGGTGCGGGCAAGATCATCAACATCGCCTCGGTGCAGACCGCCTTGGCGCGCCCGTCGATCGCCCCCTATACGGCGACCAAAGGCGCGGTCGGCAACCTCACCAAGGGCATGGCCACGGACTGGGCAAAATACGGACTCCAGATCAACGCGATTGCGCCCGGCTATTTCGACACGCCGCTCAACAAAGCGCTCGTCGACGATCCGGCTTTCAGCGATTGGCTGCAAAGGCGGACCCCTGCGGGACGGTGGGGAAAAGTCGATGAACTCGTCGGCGCCTGCATCTTCCTCTCCTCGGCAGCATCGAGCTTCGTCAATGGACACATTCTATATGTCGACGGCGGCATCACTGCATCGCTCTGA
- a CDS encoding 2-hydroxyacid dehydrogenase, producing the protein MSKVAILQVGPYPAWDEGPLGEKFTLHRYFEVSDTAAFLKAHGPDIRGIATRGELGADKAMIEALPKLEIISVYGVGFDAVDLATARERGIRVTNTPDVLTKDVADLGVAMMLAQARGMTGAESWVRGGDWASRGLYPLKNRVHEKRAGVLGLGRIGFEVAKRLAGFDMDIAYSDVEPKSYAPDWTFIADPVALAEHSDFLFVTLAASAATRHIVGKQVINALGPDGMLINISRASNIDEEALLDALENGRLGSAALDVFEGEPKINPRFLELDNVLLQPHHASGTVETRKAMGKLVYDNLVAHFEGRDLLTPVL; encoded by the coding sequence ATGAGCAAAGTGGCGATCCTGCAGGTCGGACCCTACCCGGCATGGGACGAAGGCCCGCTGGGCGAAAAATTCACCCTGCATCGCTATTTCGAGGTTAGCGACACGGCGGCGTTTCTGAAAGCCCATGGCCCTGATATCAGGGGGATCGCGACGCGCGGCGAACTCGGGGCGGACAAGGCTATGATCGAAGCGCTGCCGAAACTCGAAATCATTTCCGTCTACGGTGTCGGCTTCGACGCGGTCGATCTCGCCACGGCTCGCGAGCGCGGCATCCGGGTCACCAACACGCCGGACGTGCTAACCAAGGACGTCGCCGACCTTGGCGTGGCGATGATGCTCGCACAGGCGCGCGGCATGACTGGCGCTGAGAGCTGGGTGCGCGGCGGCGACTGGGCTTCGCGCGGGCTCTATCCGCTGAAGAACCGAGTTCACGAAAAGCGGGCTGGTGTTCTCGGTCTGGGGCGGATCGGCTTCGAGGTGGCGAAGCGGCTCGCCGGCTTCGACATGGACATCGCCTATAGCGACGTGGAACCCAAGAGCTACGCGCCTGACTGGACATTCATCGCTGACCCCGTGGCGCTCGCGGAGCATTCCGACTTCCTTTTCGTTACGCTCGCCGCTTCAGCGGCGACGCGTCACATCGTCGGTAAGCAGGTCATCAACGCGCTCGGGCCCGACGGCATGCTGATCAACATTTCGCGCGCCTCCAACATCGATGAGGAGGCGCTGCTCGACGCGCTCGAGAATGGCAGGCTCGGCTCAGCTGCGCTGGACGTGTTTGAAGGGGAACCGAAGATCAATCCGCGCTTCCTGGAACTCGACAACGTTCTGCTGCAACCGCATCACGCCTCAGGAACCGTAGAAACGCGCAAGGCGATGGGAAAGCTCGTCTATGACAACCTCGTGGCTCATTTCGAAGGCCGCGATCTGCTGACGCCCGTTTTGTGA
- a CDS encoding L-idonate 5-dehydrogenase, translating into MKAVVIHQAKDLRIEECEVEEPGRGQVQIRLATGGVCGSDLHYYNHGGFGAVRLKEPMILGHEVSGRITRLGEGVQGLSVGDLVAVSPSRPCRSCRFCSEGLYNQCLHMRFYGSAMPYPHIQGAFREVLMADALQCIQADGLGAGEAAMAEPLSVTLHATRRAGEMLGKRVLVTGCGPIGALAILAARRAGAVEIVVTDLAQFPLDLAHKIGADRTINMKDEPDGLAGYASDRGYFDVFYECSGAQQALTAGIGALRPRGIIVQLGLGGDMTLPMMQITAKELELRGSFRFHEEFPVAVRLMQSGLIDVKPLITHTLPLARAEEAFQIASDRGQAMKAQIAFDAAA; encoded by the coding sequence ATGAAAGCCGTCGTCATCCACCAGGCCAAGGATCTGCGCATCGAGGAATGCGAGGTCGAGGAACCCGGCCGCGGCCAAGTCCAGATCAGGCTGGCAACGGGCGGCGTCTGCGGCTCCGACCTGCACTACTACAATCATGGGGGATTCGGCGCAGTGCGGCTCAAGGAGCCGATGATCCTCGGTCATGAGGTTTCGGGACGAATCACGAGGTTGGGAGAGGGCGTGCAGGGCCTGTCGGTTGGCGATCTCGTCGCAGTTTCGCCGTCGCGTCCTTGCCGCTCGTGCCGCTTCTGCAGCGAGGGCCTGTACAATCAGTGCCTGCACATGCGCTTTTACGGATCTGCAATGCCGTACCCGCACATACAGGGCGCGTTTCGCGAAGTACTGATGGCCGACGCATTACAGTGCATCCAGGCTGACGGGCTGGGTGCCGGCGAGGCGGCGATGGCGGAGCCGCTTTCCGTGACGCTGCATGCGACACGGCGGGCCGGCGAAATGCTCGGCAAGCGCGTTCTGGTGACCGGCTGCGGGCCGATCGGGGCGCTGGCCATTCTCGCTGCGCGGCGCGCGGGAGCGGTGGAAATCGTGGTGACGGATCTGGCGCAATTCCCGCTCGACCTCGCACACAAGATCGGCGCCGACCGCACGATCAACATGAAGGACGAGCCGGATGGACTCGCCGGCTACGCCAGCGACAGAGGCTACTTCGACGTTTTCTACGAGTGTTCGGGAGCTCAGCAGGCGCTGACCGCCGGCATTGGCGCTCTGCGTCCGCGCGGGATCATCGTCCAGCTCGGACTGGGCGGCGACATGACGCTGCCGATGATGCAGATCACGGCGAAAGAACTTGAACTGCGCGGCTCTTTCCGTTTTCACGAAGAATTCCCGGTGGCGGTGCGGCTGATGCAGTCCGGCCTGATCGACGTCAAGCCGCTGATAACCCACACGCTGCCGCTCGCCCGGGCCGAAGAAGCCTTTCAGATCGCAAGTGATCGTGGCCAGGCGATGAAAGCCCAGATCGCCTTCGACGCGGCGGCTTGA
- a CDS encoding DUF6958 family protein: MPDDEKILIESITSPHHTERVNKAKYMAMRHALLAALPEQAPGLTVAEANIAILPHLSEAEFPGGAKAGWWLKAVQLDLEAKGIIQRGPGKPVRLFKCL; the protein is encoded by the coding sequence ATGCCTGACGATGAAAAAATCCTCATTGAGAGCATAACGTCGCCGCACCATACGGAGCGGGTCAACAAGGCCAAATACATGGCCATGCGCCACGCTCTGCTGGCTGCACTCCCCGAGCAGGCACCTGGGCTTACGGTGGCCGAGGCGAACATCGCCATCCTACCCCACCTATCCGAGGCCGAATTCCCCGGTGGCGCGAAGGCTGGATGGTGGTTGAAGGCCGTTCAACTGGATTTGGAGGCCAAGGGCATCATCCAGCGCGGTCCGGGAAAGCCGGTCAGACTTTTCAAGTGTCTTTGA
- a CDS encoding GFA family protein — translation MLKMSDQPPARYVGTPTRLRCACGTFCLEVHGTPIISAECHCKSCGDAARRLEMLPVPEAIRTIHGGTRYVLYRKDRISLLAGTENLREFRLGPSASTRRVLASCCSTPIFLEFKGGHWLSLYGNLWKRNDLPPLELRTMTQDAPDRASVPDDVPSSALATAGFYGRLLVAWIAMGFKVPEVAVKGAIDA, via the coding sequence ATGCTGAAAATGAGCGATCAACCGCCTGCACGCTACGTGGGGACGCCTACGCGCTTACGTTGCGCCTGCGGAACCTTTTGCCTCGAAGTGCATGGCACACCCATCATCAGCGCGGAATGCCACTGCAAGAGCTGTGGTGATGCGGCCAGAAGGCTGGAGATGCTTCCCGTGCCGGAGGCGATCCGAACGATCCACGGCGGTACGCGCTACGTCCTTTATCGGAAGGATCGGATCAGCCTTTTGGCCGGAACCGAAAACTTGCGGGAATTCCGCCTCGGGCCTAGCGCGTCAACGCGGCGTGTTCTGGCGTCCTGCTGCAGCACTCCCATCTTTCTAGAGTTCAAGGGTGGCCACTGGCTTAGCCTCTACGGCAATCTCTGGAAGCGTAATGATCTCCCGCCCCTCGAACTGCGCACAATGACCCAGGATGCCCCCGATCGCGCCAGCGTGCCGGACGACGTGCCTTCCAGTGCACTGGCTACGGCCGGCTTCTATGGCAGGCTGCTCGTCGCGTGGATTGCGATGGGCTTCAAAGTACCCGAGGTTGCTGTCAAAGGAGCTATCGATGCCTGA
- a CDS encoding transposase — protein sequence MSDSMSHHRTFEILTAEPVPSRRKPRHRSDEEKARLVAEAFSPGGNVSAVARSEGLDPSQLYAWRRKALSSGMVAPLTEGASKPAKFTRFEAVGSDTVEIVIGDAVVRAGGDVDPDRLARIIRAVRKA from the coding sequence ATGAGCGACAGTATGAGCCATCATCGAACATTCGAGATTTTGACGGCGGAGCCTGTGCCGTCCCGACGCAAGCCGCGCCATCGGTCGGACGAAGAGAAGGCACGGCTTGTCGCCGAAGCGTTCTCGCCAGGGGGCAATGTCTCGGCGGTTGCGCGTTCCGAGGGGCTGGACCCCTCGCAGCTCTATGCGTGGCGCCGCAAGGCGCTTTCGTCGGGCATGGTTGCGCCACTGACGGAGGGAGCGAGCAAGCCGGCGAAGTTCACGCGCTTTGAAGCGGTGGGCAGCGACACGGTGGAAATCGTCATTGGCGACGCAGTGGTGCGCGCCGGCGGCGATGTCGATCCCGATCGCCTGGCGAGGATCATCCGCGCGGTTCGTAAGGCATGA